A single Botrytis cinerea B05.10 chromosome 1, complete sequence DNA region contains:
- the Bcpre10 gene encoding Bcpre10: MTSIGTGYDLSNSVFSPDGRNFQVEYAVKAVENGGTSVGIKCKDGVVLAVEKVITSKLLKAGANKRIATIDRHMGAVSSGLVPDGRHFVSRARDEAASWRNVYKTPITTADLASRMGGYLQAYTLYSSVRPFGITAIVAGYDSEQELPVDGQVGSGPVVGSGGKVEGKKYGGPGLYMIEPSGLYWGYYGAATGKGRQVAKAELEKLDLAAGNLSLLDGVKEAARIIYVAHDDNKDKEFELEMTWISNLDGPTKGRHQEVPKDILEEAEKLAKKALEGDDDEEEEKPAETATEGDKMEE; this comes from the exons atG ACTTCGATAGGTACAGGTTATGATCTTTCGAATTCCGTCTTTTCCCCTGATGGACGAAACTTTCAAGTAGAATATGCAGTAAAGGCAGTTGAAAATGGTGGAACTTCTGTTGGAATCAAATGTAAAGATGGTGTTGTGCTTGCGGTCGAGAAGGTCATTACCAGCAAGCTTCTAAAGGCTGGAGCCAACAAACGCATTGCGACAATCGATAGACATATGGGTGCT GTATCTTCAGGATTAGTACCAGATGGTAGACATTTCGTTTCCCGTGCCCGCGATGAAGCTGCAAGCTGGCGTAACGTTTACAAAACTCCAATTACAACCGCAGATCTGGCTAGTCGAATGGGTGGATATCTTCAAGCATACACCCTCTATTCATCCGTACGACCATTCGGTATAACTGCAATCGTTGCAGGTTATGATTCCGAGCAAGAATTACCGGTTGATGGACAAGTAGGAAGTGGACCAGTCGTTGGTTCTGGAGGAAAGGTTGAAGGCAAGAAATATGGCGGACCAGGTCTTTACATGATTGAACCAAGTGGATTATACTGGGGTTACTATGGAGCTGCTACCGGTAAAGGACGTCAAGTCGCCAAGGCCGAATTAGAGAAGTTGGATCTTGCAGCTGGCAATTTGAGTTTATTAGATGGTGTCAAGGAAGCTGCACGAATTATCTATGTTGCGCATGATGACAATAAGGACAAGGAATTCGAGCTGGAGATGACTTGGATTAGTAACCTCGATGGACCAACAAAGGGAAGACATCAGGAAGTACCCAAGGATATTCTTGAGGAAGCAGAGAAATTGGCGAAGAAGGCTTTGGAgggcgatgatgatgaggaagaagagaaaccGGCTGAGACGGCGACTGAAGGAGACAAGATGGAGGAATAG
- the Bcpre3 gene encoding Bcpre3, whose product MEFGNTGMLNEDGIHVDMDRLKKGEVNLGTSIMAVNFKDGVILGADSRTTTGSYIANRVTDKLTQVHDTIWCCRSGSAADTQAVADIVHYQLGMYGALNGKTPTTQTAAAMFQELCYDNKDQLSAGLIIAGWDERHGGQVYSIPLGGSLHKQSYAIGGSGSTYIYGYCDANWKEGMEEADAVDFVKGALQEAIKWDGSSGGVIRMVVLTAKGADRHLYLPDTNYTVRHQ is encoded by the exons ATGGAGTTTGGAAACACAGGAATGTTGAATGAAG ATGGTATtcatgtggatatggatcgtttgaagaagggagaagtCAA CTTAGGAACCTCCAT CATGGCCGTAAACTTTAAGGATGGTGTCATTTTGG GTGCCGACAGTAGAACAACAACCGGCTCATATATCGCAAATCGAGTTACAGACAAGCTCACACAAGTACATGATACAATTTGGTGTTGTCGATCAGGTTCTGCGGCTGATACTCAAGCTGTTGCGGATATTGTTCATTACCAGTTGGGAATGTATGGAGCTTTGAATGGCAAAACACCAACCACACAAACGGCCGCTGCTATGTTCCAGGAACTTTGCTACGATAACAAGGATCAATTGAG TGCCGGTTTGATTATTGCTGGCTGGGATGAACGACACGGAGGTCAAGTCTACTCGATACCATTAGGAGGATCGTTACACAAGCAATCTTATGCTATTGGAGGTTCCGGCTCAACGTACATCTATGGATACTGTGATGCAAACTGGAAGGAAGGTATGGAGGAGGCCGATGCTGTCGACTTTGTTAAGGGTGCATTGCAAGAAGCTATCAAATGGGATGGGAGTTCCGGAGGTGTCATCAGAATGGTGGTTTTGACGGCTAAGGGAGCAGACAGGCATCTGTACTTGCCAGACACGAATTATACCGTCCGTCATCAATAG
- the Bcerv2 gene encoding Bcerv2 — MARKPHFTLAGIAAAAFLCIFFVLTFRNQNHGTRAVDYGTESDYNAEFPLDKTPILVDDNLLHGAATAPKLENATLKAELGHAAWKVLHTMMAKFPDKPTEEDSSALKSYIHLFARLYPCGDCARHFQGLLKKYPPQVATRSTAAAWACHVHNEVNKRLKKEIFDCSKIGDFYDCGCAEDGEPGKAGEAKTEVKKGEGEGFTPLELDKEGLTRGG, encoded by the exons ATGGCTCGAAAGCCGCACTTTACTCTTGCGGGGATAGCTGCGGCAGCTTTTCTATGCATATTCTTCGTACTCACATTTCgcaatcaaaatcatggaACGAGAGCGGTAGATTATGGCACGGAGAGCGATTATAACGCTGAATTCCCTTTGGATAAAACGCCAATTCTCGTCGATGACAATCTTCTCCATGGAGCAGCCACTGCCCCTAAGCTGGAAAATGCTACTTTAAA AGCGGAACTCGGCCACGCAGCCTGGAAAGTACTCCACACGATGATGGCCAAATTCCCCGACAAACCTACAGAAGAAGATAGCTCGGCTCTAAAATCCTACATCCATTTATTTGCGCGCCTGTATCCATGTGGCGACTGTGCGCGGCATTTCCAAGGgctattgaagaaatatccACCTCAGGTGGCAACGAGGAGTACGGCAGCGGCGTGGGCATGTCATGTTCATAACGAAGTCAACAAGCggttgaagaaggagataTTCGATTGTAGTAAGATTGGAGACTTTTACGATTGTGGATGTGCCGAGGATGGTGAGCCGGGGAAAGCTGGGGAGGCAAAGACAGAGGTTaagaagggggagggagagggcTTTACACCGTTAGAGTTGGACAAGGAAGG TTTGACTCGGGGAGGTTAA
- the Bcphy2 gene encoding Bcphy2 — MSNIDTVPSKSVVYPSVEEFQVERIFPIRNLVNGKGVDTESTSPNTDDVSSSNSSCRGPTSAREPYDKDDILNDSHSDGSSETNFLPPPYPPIPPDDQIRRLPKSPKHDYSTEVGGGEGSSEYEARKISQRSQLIPSKSGPPGIAPGEPVSTEERTFFKCEDEPIHIPGAIQQYGALIALRYNDQGDLMVRIASENAFKILKYTPEQLFSLNSFLDLLGVDVREDFIARVDHALRAVTKNPSADTKLDIFSMSVVAHTGLVNLWCAIHISKGTDDLIICEFEPFSDEMFFPDEPHNTKNDLPKFPTRTIDNDTVLEERLKSISSGSQPLRVLQIAKRKGRHAVGSLEVFNAMTQAQEQLAACTSVQKLQDVLVGLIFDLTGFHRVMFYRFDSAKNGCVEAELLNPKASDDIFRGLHFPASDIPKQALDLYKINRIRMLHDRDEETARLVCRHQSDFEKPLDLTHAYLRAMSPLHLKYLSNMGVRSTMSVSIVINGDLWGLIACHGYGSHGTRVTLPMRELARNIGECASTNIERLLMRQRIEARRAPRQNPGKTPSGFIAASSDDLLKVFDADFGLLNIQDEARAIGRLRPYREALSILAYLQSRHFTEIFSTHNITKDLPKLKDSPAINSVAGILVIPLSTGGNDFLVFFRRGQLREVRWAGNPYEKIKPAKGQYLEPRSSFSRWTQTIKGTSKIWNADDFETASVLSLLYGRFIEIWRQKESTGLNRMTRLLLKNTSHEVRTPLNAVVNYLEMALEDKIESPTRELLEKAHRASRSLVYVIDDLLKLTKAETGPVTSVKDVFDLSATVSEVMSAFQKEAVRKNLDLTVTIQQGIPEMVRGDATRLRQVISNITSNAFQNSVVGGVKIDIKPIQIWPASTVISLTVQDVGIGMSESQLDELFQEFEQILDETDHSTIKKPAQPLIDVKETLGIGLAVVARYVRNSNGQIRVHSEVGKGTIFGIELPFEHAPAASNTQEIPIISTGRQIRPFSDSGSNYDESDKMNSTYTMSNFGSTPLATPIEEGSSATTSFFDLAMHSKEEYVEPPSVRRRSSLPFLNMIDLMSSKKSLSILIAEDNPINSKLLHKRLSKLSHKPEITAEGQSCYDYYTSGNNKVDVILMDLQMPLVDGTKATRMIRKFERDNLELHQIRRRVPIIAASASLLEEHRFDYIEAGFDGWIMKPINFSRLEFLLQGLNNPQLKQRSLYTPGMWELGGWFFA, encoded by the exons ATGTCCAACATAGATACAGTACCTTCCAAGTCGGTGGTTTACCCATCGGTTGAAGAGTTTCAAGTCGAACGGATATTTCCCATTCGAAATCTTGTCAATGGGAAAGGTGTCGATACCGAATCAACCTCGCCGAACACCGACGATGTTTCTTCGTCAAATTCAAGCTGTCGAGGTCCTACTTCGGCTCGAGAGCCTTACGATAAAGATGACATTTTGAATGACAGCCATTCCGATGGCTCGAGCGAAACGAACTTTCTACCACCGCCCTACCCACCAATACCTCCAGATGACCAAATTCGCAGATTACCTAAATCTCCGAAACATGATTATTCAACAGAAGTTGGCGGTGGTGAAGGCTCGTCCGAGTATGAAGCCCGGAAGATATCGCAGCGTTCACAATTAATCCCTTCGAAATCGGGGCCTCCAGGTATAGCCCCGGGCGAGCCTGTGAGCACTGAGGAGCGGACATTTTTCAAGTGTGAAGATGAACCTATACACATCCCAGGAGCAATTCAACAGTATGGCGCATTAATAGCCTTAAGATACAACGATCAAGGAGATCTCATGGTTCGGATTGCCAGCGAGAATGCgttcaaaatattgaaatataccCCAGAACAACTTTTCTCTTTGAATTCGttccttgatcttcttgGCGTCGACGTCCGCGAAGATTTTATCGCACGAGTGGATCATGCTCTTCGAGCTGTCACCAAAAATCCATCTGCCGATACAAAGCTGGATATTTTCTCCATGTCAGTTGTTGCACACACAGGTTTGGTAAATCTTTGGTGCGCAATTCATATATCGAAAGGCACTGATGATTTGATCATCTGCGAATTCGAACCATTTTCTGATGAAATGTTTTTTCCTGATGAACCTCATAATACCAAGAACGATTTACCCAAATTTCCAACGCGGACCATCGACAATGACACAGTACTTGAAGAGCGACTAAAAAGTATCTCCAGTGGAAGCCAACCGCTTCGTGTCCTGCAGATTGCCAAGCGGAAGGGTAGGCATGCTGTTGGTTCTCTGGAAGTGTTCAATGCTATGACACAAGCACAAGAACAACTTGCTGCCTGTACTTCCGTTCAAAAGCTTCAAGACGTCTTGGTGGGCCTTATATTTGACTTGACGGGCTTTCATCGAGTTATGTTCTATCGATTTGATTCTGCCAAAAATGGATGTGTCGAGGCTGAATTGCTCAACCCCAAAGCTAGCGATGATATATTTAGAGGACTGCATTTTCCAG CTTCGGATATCCCTAAGCAAGCTCTGGACTTGTACAAGATTAACAGGATCCGAATGCTTCATGACCGAGATGAAGAGACCGCACGACTG GTTTGCCGTCACCAGTCAGATTTTGAGAAGCCCCTCGATTTAACACACGCTTATTTACGCGCCATGTCGCCACTTCATTTGAAGTATCTTTCGAATATGGGAGTACGTTCGACGATGTCAGTTTCCATTGTAATCAATGGCGATCTATGGGGCCTTATTGCATGCCATGGATATGGCAGTCATGGCACCCGCGTAACTTTACCCATGCGCGAAC TCGCCAGGAACATTGGAGAATGTGCTTCAACAAATATTGAGCGATTGTTGATGCGTCAACGTATCGAAGCTCGCAGAGCACCACGTCAGAATCCAGGAAAGACACCTTCTGGTTTTATTGCGGCATCTTCTGATGACCTACTAAAAGTATTCGATGCCGACTTTGgtcttttgaatattcagGATGAAGCACGAGCTATTGGAAGACTTCGCCCCTATCGTGAGGCATTGTCGATTCTTGCATATTTACAATCCCGCCATTTTACAGAAATATTCTCTACGCACAACATCACAAAAGACTTGCCGAAGTTGAAAGATTCTCCAGCAATTAATTCTGTAGCCGGAATACTCGTCATACCTCTTAGCACTGGAGGGAATGATTTTTTGGTGTTTTTCAGAAGAGGCCAACTTCGCGAAGTCAGATGGGCAGGTAACCCTTACGAAAAGATCAAGCCTGCAAAAGGGCAATATCTAGAGCCAAGAAGTAGTTTTAGTCGCTGGACACAGACTATCAAAGGAACTTCTAAGATATGGAATGCTGATGATTTTGAGACTGCGTCTGTACTAAGTCTTCTGTATGGAAGGTTCATTGAGATCTGGCGACAGAAAGAATCAACAGGACTCAATCGAATGACTCGCCTTCTACTGAAAAATACCAGCCATGAAGTTCGCACCCCTTTGAATGCTGTTGTCAACTATCTTGAAATGGCACTCGAAGACAAAATCGAAAGTCCAACCCGCGAGTTGTTAGAGAAAGCTCACAGAGCTTCAAGATCCTTGGTTTATGTCATTGATGACCTCCTAAAGCTTACCAAAGCCGAAACCGGTCCGGTGACTTCCGTGAAAGACGTTTTCGATCTATCAGCTACAGTTTCAGAAGTCATGTCAGCCTTCCAGAAAGAAGCGGTCCGAAAGAATCTAGATTTAACGGTCACTATTCAGCAAGGTATCCCAGAAATGGTCAGGGGTGACGCTACCCGATTGCGACAGGTTATCTCTAACATTACAAGCAACGCATTCCAAAACTCCGTGGTTGGCGGTGTAAAAATCGACATCAAACCCATACAGATATGGCCAGCCAGTACTGTTATCTCTCTCACCGTTCAAGATGTGGGAATTGGAATGTCGGAGTCACAGCTTGATGAGTTGTTCCAGGAGTTTGAGCAGATATTGGATGAGACTGATCACTCCACAATCAAAAAGCCGGCACAACCGCTAATTGATGTGAAAGAGACACTTGGTATCGGCCTTGCTGTAGTTGCGCGATATGTTCGTAATTCTAATGGTCAAATTCGAGTACATAGTGAGGTAGGTAAAGGGACTATATTCGGCATTGAGTTACCTTTCGAACACGCCCCTGCTGCATCGAATACCCAAGAAATTCCAATCATTAGTACTGGTAGACAGATTCGTCCATTTTCCGATTCTGGAAGCAATTATGATGAGAGTGATAAGATGAATTCTACTTACACGATGTCGAATTTTGGAAGCACTCCGTTAGCGACACCTATCGAAGAGGGTTCGTCTGCTACTACATCATTTTTTGATCTCGCAATGCATtcgaaagaagaatatgtCGAGCCACCATCCGTGCGGCGAAGATCAAGCCTGCCTTTCTTAAATATGATCGATCTTATGTCATCAAAGAAGTCGCTTTCGATTTTAATCGCAGAGGATAATCCTATCAACTCAAAGCTTCTGCATAAAAGACTCAGCAAACTTTCACATAAACCTGAAATTACAGCTGAAGGGCAATCGTGTTACGATTATTACACGTCTGGAAACAATAAGGTTGACGTCATCTTGATGGACTTACAA ATGCCACTCGTTGATGGCACGAAGGCAACGAGAATGATACGCAAATTTGAGAGGGATAATCTCGAATTACATCAAATCAGGAGGAGAGTTCCTATTATTGCTGCTTCAGCCTCACTTTTAGAGGAACATCGATTCGATTATATCGAAGCGGG CTTCGATGGCTGGATAATGAAACCTATCAATTTTAGCCGACTAGAATTTCTTCTACAAGGGTTAAATAACCCGCAACTCAAACAACGGTCTCTCTATACTCCAGGGATGTGGGAATTGGGTGGATGGTTTTTCGCTTGA